In Zhaonella formicivorans, one DNA window encodes the following:
- a CDS encoding poly-gamma-glutamate hydrolase family protein, producing the protein MDKYNSFYELKQNEMVDRDFTIEVSEGSSGIAIVSPHGGNIEFGTTEIARAVAGDEHTYYSFIGLKEDNPRDLHITSHNFDEPKALALVRDSLATVTIHGFRDWQEIVCLGGLDKRLKYFIAKSLKQNGFNVKKNGKYKGIHPKNICNRNLQKQGVQLEISSGLRYKFFADLWTPEGRQILTPLFHDFVQAVRQGIELYRNLHQFSTGIDRENSENICKD; encoded by the coding sequence TTGGATAAATACAATAGCTTTTATGAACTTAAACAGAATGAAATGGTGGATAGAGATTTTACAATAGAGGTATCTGAGGGTAGCAGCGGCATTGCAATTGTATCTCCCCACGGCGGCAATATTGAATTTGGAACGACGGAAATCGCCAGGGCTGTAGCCGGTGACGAGCATACTTACTACAGTTTCATTGGCCTTAAAGAAGACAATCCCCGGGATTTGCATATCACCAGCCACAACTTCGATGAGCCAAAAGCTCTTGCTCTTGTCAGGGATTCTCTGGCTACTGTAACTATCCATGGTTTCCGGGACTGGCAGGAGATTGTTTGCCTGGGTGGCCTGGACAAGAGGCTTAAGTATTTTATAGCTAAGTCGTTAAAGCAGAATGGGTTTAATGTCAAAAAGAATGGCAAATATAAAGGCATTCATCCTAAGAACATCTGCAATCGCAACCTCCAAAAGCAAGGGGTGCAGCTGGAGATATCTTCGGGCCTGCGTTACAAATTCTTTGCGGATTTATGGACTCCTGAGGGCCGTCAAATCCTCACCCCGCTCTTTCATGACTTTGTGCAAGCCGTCCGGCAGGGGATAGAATTATACAGAAATTTACACCAATTTTCGACAGGTATTGACCGTGAAAACAGCGAAAATATTTGCAAGGATTAA